AAAGCATTTCGCTCAGTTTACGCTTAGATTTTCAGGTACGTTCGAGTTGTGAATCTCCAATTATGTCTGGCAGAGGCAAAACTGGCGGAAAAGCCCGCGCTAAGGCGAAGTCTCGCAGCTCCAGAGCTGGCTTGCAGTTCCCAGTCGGCCGTGTCCACCGGCTGCTCAGGAAAGGAAACTATGCCGAGCGGGTCGGCGCCGGAGCCCCGGTGTATCTGGCCGCGGTGCTGGAGTACCTGACCGCCGAGATCCTGGAGCTGGCTGGCAACGCCGCCCGGGACAACAAGAAGACCCGCATCATCCCCCGGCACCTGCAGCTGGCCGTC
This DNA window, taken from Lepisosteus oculatus isolate fLepOcu1 chromosome 23, fLepOcu1.hap2, whole genome shotgun sequence, encodes the following:
- the h2ax gene encoding histone H2AX, whose protein sequence is MSGRGKTGGKARAKAKSRSSRAGLQFPVGRVHRLLRKGNYAERVGAGAPVYLAAVLEYLTAEILELAGNAARDNKKTRIIPRHLQLAVRNDEELNKLLGGVTIAQGGVLPNIQAVLLPKKTGQAAPSTGKSGKKASQQSQEY